The following proteins come from a genomic window of bacterium:
- a CDS encoding PTS fructose transporter subunit IIA produces MIGLVILSHYHLADELLGVLRLIVDDIEHVHAVGLDPTKTSPEDMRSLLDKAIRGANTGDGVLVLVDMFGGTPSNLALSFMEEDEVEIVTGVNMPMLVKVARTREGTTIHALAELARDYGRHNISVASDVLAGHEGEVSGE; encoded by the coding sequence TTGATCGGTCTGGTCATACTTTCCCACTACCATCTGGCAGACGAGCTTCTGGGCGTCCTGCGCCTGATCGTCGATGACATCGAACACGTTCACGCGGTCGGGCTCGACCCCACGAAGACTTCACCCGAAGACATGCGTTCGCTGCTCGACAAGGCGATTCGAGGAGCCAATACAGGCGATGGCGTGCTCGTCCTCGTCGACATGTTCGGTGGAACACCGTCGAATCTGGCTCTGTCGTTCATGGAAGAGGATGAGGTCGAGATCGTTACCGGTGTGAACATGCCAATGCTGGTCAAAGTCGCTCGCACTCGAGAGGGCACGACGATCCACGCGCTTGCGGAACTGGCTCGCGACTACGGACGGCACAATATTTCGGTGGCAAGCGACGTACTCGCCGGGCACGAGGGTGAAGTCTCCGGTGAGTAA
- a CDS encoding PTS sugar transporter subunit IIA gives MKLTDILVREACLVDMKARTKKEALRELADGLAAEVKDLDAAELLDMLLEREQLGTTAMGDGIAIPHARMESLDRLLASFGRSREGIDFDSVDGDPTHMFFLLVAPGREGSTHLLTLARLSRLLTSEEFRSRLLEIPSTDDLFKAIEEEESRL, from the coding sequence ATGAAGCTGACAGACATTCTCGTTCGCGAAGCCTGCCTCGTCGATATGAAGGCGAGAACCAAGAAAGAAGCTCTTCGGGAGCTCGCGGATGGGCTCGCGGCCGAGGTGAAGGATCTCGACGCGGCCGAGCTTCTCGACATGCTCCTGGAGCGAGAACAGCTGGGTACGACCGCCATGGGAGACGGAATCGCGATTCCCCACGCCCGCATGGAGTCGTTGGATCGCCTGCTGGCCAGCTTCGGCCGCAGCCGAGAGGGAATCGACTTCGATTCGGTGGACGGCGATCCGACGCATATGTTCTTTTTGCTGGTGGCCCCTGGCCGCGAAGGCAGCACCCATTTGTTGACGCTCGCACGGCTTTCGAGACTGCTCACCTCCGAAGAGTTCCGCTCGCGGCTGCTGGAGATTCCTTCCACCGACGATCTGTTCAAGGCGATCGAGGAGGAGGAGTCGAGGCTCTGA
- the lptB gene encoding LPS export ABC transporter ATP-binding protein — MNPTLHAHDLCKSFAAKEAVRDIRLAVAPGEVVGLLGPNGAGKTTTFNMMVGRVRPTAGSVFLGDEEITKMPMYQRARRGITYLPQEPSIFRKLTVEENILSILETLPISRSERHVRLERLMSELNLTAKAKQKGATLSGGERRRVEITRALVLDPCFMLLDEPFSGIDPIAVIDIQKIISQLRERGIGIVITDHNVRETLSICDRASIIKDGRIIREGTPTEITEDPTVREIYLGQNFRM; from the coding sequence GTGAATCCCACCCTTCACGCTCACGATCTCTGCAAGAGTTTCGCGGCGAAGGAAGCCGTGCGAGACATTCGCCTCGCGGTCGCGCCAGGCGAAGTCGTTGGGCTTCTTGGGCCCAACGGTGCCGGTAAGACGACAACGTTCAACATGATGGTCGGGCGCGTACGCCCCACGGCCGGTTCGGTTTTTCTGGGTGATGAGGAAATCACCAAGATGCCGATGTATCAAAGAGCCCGTAGGGGAATTACCTATCTGCCGCAGGAACCGTCCATCTTTCGCAAGCTAACGGTTGAGGAGAACATTCTGTCGATTCTGGAGACGCTGCCGATCTCCCGCTCCGAACGCCATGTTCGTCTGGAAAGGCTCATGTCCGAGTTGAACCTCACGGCCAAGGCGAAGCAGAAGGGCGCGACACTGTCGGGTGGAGAGCGCCGACGCGTGGAGATCACGCGCGCACTGGTTCTCGATCCGTGCTTCATGCTGCTTGACGAACCGTTCTCGGGTATCGATCCGATTGCAGTGATCGACATCCAGAAAATCATCTCGCAGTTGCGCGAACGCGGCATCGGTATCGTGATTACCGACCACAATGTGCGCGAGACACTTTCGATCTGTGACCGCGCTTCGATCATCAAGGACGGACGCATCATCCGAGAGGGAACCCCCACCGAGATCACTGAGGATCCGACGGTTCGCGAAATCTATCTCGGCCAGAACTTCCGGATGTAG
- the lptC gene encoding LPS export ABC transporter periplasmic protein LptC has product MQIGNTLQAVAVRLLSAIACCALLGCDLGRDADLAALAGDLSLPPAQLTGVVFEGYAAGARDLLISAATAEVDSSGGVARLEKVMILFAQEERGRTRITAPHAEFRLDSDDFLLTGGVEGTTQDGDRFVTDEVRYEHERRKLYSSSGVRVERENLKLKADGMELDVATRSLKLTGRVQANMNGGS; this is encoded by the coding sequence TTGCAGATCGGGAACACACTCCAGGCCGTCGCTGTGCGGCTCCTCTCCGCAATCGCTTGCTGCGCCCTGCTGGGCTGTGATTTGGGGCGCGACGCCGATCTGGCGGCCCTGGCGGGCGACCTGAGCTTGCCGCCCGCGCAGTTGACCGGGGTGGTGTTCGAGGGCTACGCAGCTGGAGCTCGAGACCTCCTGATTTCGGCGGCGACGGCCGAGGTCGATTCCAGTGGCGGCGTCGCGAGGCTCGAAAAGGTGATGATCCTGTTCGCCCAGGAAGAGCGAGGTCGAACACGAATCACGGCGCCCCACGCCGAATTTCGACTCGACAGTGACGACTTCCTGCTGACCGGCGGTGTCGAGGGCACGACGCAAGACGGAGATCGCTTCGTGACCGACGAGGTCCGATATGAACACGAACGGCGCAAGCTGTACTCGAGTTCGGGGGTGCGTGTGGAGCGGGAGAACCTGAAGTTGAAGGCTGACGGTATGGAACTCGACGTGGCCACGCGCAGTTTGAAGCTCACCGGCCGCGTGCAGGCGAACATGAACGGGGGCTCCTAG
- the rpoN gene encoding RNA polymerase factor sigma-54, producing MALDLKLQPKLSQTLVMTPQLQQAIKLLQLSRLELQTTIQQELVENPVLEEVYEEESDESGVDDTSKPESDDTPAPVEEAPAPEAEAPEPTTDDMVGDVDWENYMESQPQTSLSRADDERPPLESTLTEGASLTDHLMWQLGFSDLDDGELTVATLIVHNLNDDGYLEEDLESIAETANIALDNAEKVLMRVQRLDPVGVAARSLSECLLVQMRVVNLTDKLVLKITSEHLDLLQRKDYRAIGRIEEVSIEEVAEAARTIGSFEPRPGRRFSGEDPVYITPDIYVHKIADEYHVVLNEDGMPKLKVSPAYREVLVRRDGESKDTREYVREKLRSAVWLIKSIHQRQRTIVKVMESIIRFQRDFFDKGQEFLRPLNLRDVADDIGMHESTVSRVTTAKYAQTPHGVFELKFFFNSSIRTGDGDGIASESVKEKILQIIKSEDPRKPYSDQKLVEILKKAEIHIARRTVTKYREALRVLSSTRRRQIG from the coding sequence ATGGCGCTTGATCTCAAACTTCAGCCGAAGCTCAGCCAGACTCTGGTCATGACGCCGCAGTTGCAGCAGGCGATCAAGCTTCTGCAGCTCTCGCGCCTGGAACTCCAGACCACGATCCAGCAGGAACTCGTCGAAAACCCCGTTCTCGAAGAGGTCTACGAAGAAGAGAGCGACGAGAGCGGTGTCGACGATACGAGCAAGCCCGAATCCGACGACACTCCGGCACCGGTCGAAGAGGCTCCCGCGCCCGAAGCCGAGGCTCCCGAGCCTACGACGGATGACATGGTGGGAGACGTCGACTGGGAAAACTACATGGAGTCCCAGCCGCAGACGAGTCTCTCGCGGGCCGACGACGAGCGGCCCCCGCTTGAATCGACCCTGACCGAGGGTGCGTCGCTGACCGATCACCTGATGTGGCAGCTCGGGTTTTCCGATCTCGACGATGGGGAACTCACGGTCGCGACCCTGATCGTGCACAACCTCAATGACGATGGGTATCTCGAAGAAGATCTCGAATCGATCGCCGAGACCGCCAATATCGCTCTGGACAACGCTGAAAAGGTCTTGATGCGCGTGCAGCGACTCGATCCCGTCGGCGTCGCAGCGCGTTCGCTCTCGGAGTGTCTGCTCGTGCAGATGCGCGTCGTGAACCTGACTGACAAGCTCGTGTTGAAGATCACCTCCGAGCATCTCGATCTGCTTCAGCGCAAGGACTACCGCGCGATCGGCCGAATCGAAGAAGTTTCAATCGAAGAAGTGGCCGAAGCGGCGCGTACGATCGGTAGCTTCGAACCCCGCCCCGGACGTCGGTTTTCCGGTGAAGATCCGGTGTACATCACACCGGATATCTACGTTCACAAGATCGCCGATGAGTATCACGTCGTTCTGAACGAGGACGGCATGCCGAAGCTGAAGGTGAGTCCGGCGTACCGCGAAGTGTTGGTCCGGCGCGATGGCGAATCGAAGGACACTCGCGAGTACGTGCGCGAGAAGCTGCGATCAGCCGTCTGGTTGATCAAGTCGATTCATCAGCGCCAGCGCACGATTGTGAAGGTGATGGAGTCGATCATCCGCTTCCAGCGCGACTTTTTCGACAAGGGCCAGGAGTTCCTCCGGCCTTTGAATCTGCGCGACGTGGCCGACGACATCGGCATGCACGAGTCGACCGTGAGCCGGGTGACGACGGCCAAGTACGCGCAAACGCCGCACGGCGTATTCGAGCTGAAATTCTTCTTCAATTCGAGCATCCGAACGGGTGACGGCGACGGGATCGCGTCGGAGAGCGTCAAGGAGAAGATCCTCCAGATCATCAAGTCCGAGGATCCCCGCAAGCCGTATTCTGACCAGAAGCTGGTCGAGATCCTCAAGAAAGCAGAAATCCACATCGCGCGGCGGACGGTAACGAAGTACCGCGAGGCACTGCGTGTTCTTTCTTCGACAAGGCGTCGGCAGATCGGCTAG
- the rapZ gene encoding RNase adapter RapZ, translated as MTRSRNPELVVLSGMSGAGRTTAMKALEDLDFFCVDNLPVVLLDRFVDLFGEGTDRLAVTVDVRERDFLEDFPAVHTRLRERGVLRDLIFIDASDDVLLKRFNETRRAHPTRGSGSLLEDIAQERDQLAAMAARADQIIDTTHMSVHELKRTITRIFSGAARTGHLEVELVSFGFRYGAAGTADLLIDVRFLPNPNFEPELCAFTGLDPRVSSYVLDDPRTAAFLKRFFGFLDYMIPLYEEEGKAYLTIAIGCTGGRHRSVAVIQALDRHLRERNIGVRVSHRDITRGEAKS; from the coding sequence GTGACGCGCAGCCGAAATCCCGAACTGGTCGTGCTTTCCGGCATGTCGGGTGCCGGCCGTACCACGGCCATGAAGGCGCTCGAGGACCTGGACTTCTTCTGCGTCGACAATCTGCCCGTTGTCCTGCTCGATCGTTTCGTCGACCTGTTCGGCGAAGGTACGGACCGTCTGGCGGTGACCGTGGACGTGCGCGAGCGGGATTTTCTCGAGGATTTTCCCGCTGTGCATACCCGCCTGCGTGAACGCGGTGTGCTGCGAGATCTGATCTTCATCGATGCGTCCGACGACGTGTTGCTCAAGCGCTTCAACGAGACGCGCCGCGCCCATCCTACGCGCGGTTCGGGATCGCTCCTCGAAGATATCGCCCAGGAGCGGGATCAACTGGCCGCGATGGCGGCTCGTGCCGATCAGATCATCGATACGACACATATGAGTGTGCATGAGCTCAAGCGCACGATCACGAGGATTTTCAGCGGAGCGGCGCGGACCGGGCATCTCGAGGTCGAACTGGTGAGTTTCGGCTTCCGCTACGGCGCGGCCGGGACCGCCGACCTGCTGATTGATGTGCGATTCCTGCCGAATCCGAATTTCGAACCGGAGCTCTGCGCCTTCACGGGACTGGATCCGCGGGTCTCGAGCTATGTGCTCGATGATCCGAGAACAGCCGCGTTTCTAAAGCGGTTTTTTGGATTTCTGGACTATATGATCCCCCTCTACGAGGAGGAGGGGAAAGCGTATCTGACGATAGCGATCGGCTGCACCGGCGGTCGACATCGCTCGGTGGCTGTGATCCAGGCTCTGGACCGCCACCTTCGAGAACGTAATATCGGGGTCCGGGTGAGTCACCGGGACATCACCCGAGGAGAGGCAAAATCTTGA
- a CDS encoding HPr family phosphocarrier protein: MCNELGLHLRAAAAFVKLAEGFKSTVTVERGVASANGKSIIALVTLAAPRGTSMRVSAEGPDAKEAVNALVGLVQDRFGEDA; this comes from the coding sequence ATCTGCAACGAACTCGGACTGCACCTGCGAGCTGCGGCCGCTTTCGTGAAGCTGGCAGAGGGTTTCAAGAGCACGGTGACCGTCGAACGCGGCGTTGCATCGGCGAATGGCAAGAGCATCATCGCGCTCGTGACTCTGGCTGCTCCCAGGGGTACGAGCATGCGTGTCAGCGCGGAAGGACCCGATGCGAAAGAAGCGGTGAACGCGCTCGTCGGACTCGTACAGGATCGGTTCGGGGAAGACGCTTGA